In one window of Prionailurus bengalensis isolate Pbe53 chromosome B3, Fcat_Pben_1.1_paternal_pri, whole genome shotgun sequence DNA:
- the LOC122467898 gene encoding olfactory receptor 4N2, translating into MENDNSTVVKEFILLGLTQSRDIQLLVFVLVLIFYLIILPGNFLIILTIRSDPGLTAPLYFFLGNLAFLDASYSFIVAPRMLVDFLSEKKVISYRGCITQLFFLHFLGGGEGLLLVVMAFDRYIAICRPLHYSTVMNPRACYALLLALWLGGFVHSIIQVALILHLPFCGPNQLDNFFCDVPQVIKLACTDTFVVELLMVFNSGLMTLLCFLGLLASYAVILCRVHGSSSEGKSKAVSTCTTHIIVIFLMFGPGIFIYTRPFRAFPADKVVSLFHTVIFPLLNPVIYTLRNQEVKASMRRLFNQHIA; encoded by the coding sequence ATGGAAAATGACAACAGCACGGTGGTGAAAGAATTCATCCTTCTTGGTCTCACCCAGTCTCGAGATATTCAGCTCCTGGTCTTTgtcctagttttaattttctatctCATCATCCTTCCTGGAAATTTCCTCATCATCCTCACCATCAGATCAGACCCTGGTCTCACAGCCCCCCTCTACTTCTTTCTGGGCAACTTGGCTTTCCTGGATGCATCCTACTCCTTCATTGTGGCTCCCAGGATGCTGGTGGACTTCCTCTCTGAGAAGAAGGTAATCTCCTACAGGGGCTGCATCACTCAGCTCTTTTTCTTGCACTTccttggaggaggggaagggttACTCCTTGTTGTGATGGCCTTTGACCGCTATATCGCCATCTGTCGGCCTTTACACTATTCCACAGTCATGAACCCTAGAGCCTGCTATGCCTTGCTGTTGGCCCTGTGGCTTGGAGGCTTTGTCCACTCCATTATCCAGGTGGCCCTCATCCTCCACTTGCCCTTCTGTGGCCCAAACCAACTGGATAACTTCTTCTGTGATGTGCCACAGGTCATCAAGCTGGCCTGCACAGACACCTTCGTGGTGGAGCTTCTAATGGTCTTCAACAGTGGCCTGATGACCCTCCTGTGCTTCCTGGGGCTTCTGGCCTCCTATGCAGTCATCCTCTGTCGTGTACATGGATCTTCCTCTGAGGGGAAGAGCAAGGCCGTATCCACATGCACCACCCATATCATCGTTATATTTCTTATGTTTGGGCCTGGCATCTTTATCTACACTCGCCCCTTCAGAGCCTTCCCAGCTGACAAGGtggtttctctctttcacacaGTGATCTTTCCTTTGCTGAATCCTGTGATTTATACACTTCGCAACCAGGAAGTAAAAGCTTCCATGAGGAGGCTGTTTAATCAGCACATAGcctaa